The genomic region AGTTGGTCACGGTCGTTTGGCTAAGCGCGGTGTGATGGCGGTTATGCCGACCATGGAAGAGTTCCCGTATGCCATTCGTGCGGTCTCCGAGATTACTGAATCTAACGGCTCCAGCTCTATGGCGTCTGTTTGTGGTTCAAGCCTCGCACTGATGGATGCCGGTGTTCCGCTAAAAGCGGCAGTAGCTGGTATCGCCATGGGTCTGGTTAAGGAAGGTGACAAGTTTGCCATTCTGACCGATATTCTGGGTGATGAAGATCACCTGGGCGACATGGACTTCAAGGTTGCCGGTACCAAAGATGGTATTACTGCTCTGCAGATGGACATCAAAATCCAGGGCATTACCGACGAGATCATGGAGCTTGCTCTGGAGCAGGCTCACGGAGCTCGTCAGCACATTCTGGGTGAGATGAACAAGGTTATCTCTGAGTCGCGGAAAGAGCTTTCCTCGCGCGCTCCGAGCATTACCACGATCAAGATCAACCCTGAGAAAATCCGTGACGTTATTGGTAAGGGCGGCTCGATGATCCGTTCTATCTGTGACGAGACCGGTGCTTCTATTGATCTGGATGACGACGGTAACGTGAAGATCTACGCAGATAACCAGGAAGCGGCCCAAGCGGCAGTTAACCGGGTTAAGGAAATTACGGCGGAGATTGAGGTGGGTGCTATCTACAAGGGTCGCGTCGAGCGCATTGTAGATTTCGGTGCCTTTGTTAACATTCTGCCTGGCAAAGATGGTTTGGTGCACATTTCCCAGATCTCTGAGCGCCGGATCGAGAACGTAACTGACGAGCTAAGTGAAGGTCAGGAAGTTCTGGTCAAGGTTTTGGATGTCGACAACCGTGGCCGTGTGAAGCTGTCTATGAAGGAAGTGAAAGAAGGCGAGCAGCCGACTGACTTTACTGACTGATAGCTAGCAGCTACAAAAAAACCCGCCTCTCCTTTGGATTGGCGGGTTTTTTGTTATTCCCTTCCCAAAAACTCCAAGACAGAGTTTTTGTACGCAGGAATGATGAAGGTTGCCGCGTGGGGCGTATCTGTTTGCAAGAACTGCTTTGGTTCACCGGCGGCCTCATAAAGCGCCTGGCCGTGGTGGAAGGGGATGATGCCGTCACGGACGCTGTGAATGATCATGAGCGGTACGGGGCTGATGTTGGCAATTTGGTCCACGCCTTCGTATTCGTTTGGAATCGTCCAGCTAAGGGGGGCCTGAAAGGGCCAGGTGAGCCAGAAGTTTCCGAGTTTTTCTCTGGCTATGCCGCGGAAGCCGGAGAAGGTGCCGTCTAGGATTACGCCGTTGAGTTCAGGTGTTTCGTTCCGCTGTACCCATTCGCTTGCAAGGGTTAGCCCGAGAGCGCCGCCCAGGCTCTGCCCGAGGAGGAATACAGGCGCGTTCCCGACGTCCGGCTGGCCGGTTAGCCAGCGTAGGCCAGTTTCCGAGTCGTGCAGGGCGCCTTCTATGTCTGGTGCGCCGGTGGA from Marinobacter sp. LV10R510-11A harbors:
- a CDS encoding alpha/beta hydrolase, with the translated sequence MASRAARVLLNRPKLKTALMALLLSAATLLQSGCSSLFFFPDQTTYITPDRLNLAYENIYLDTADGETLHGWWLPAEGQPKGTVYYLHGNAQNISSHLLNVAWLPSEGYNVFTIDYRGYGKSTGAPDIEGALHDSETGLRWLTGQPDVGNAPVFLLGQSLGGALGLTLASEWVQRNETPELNGVILDGTFSGFRGIAREKLGNFWLTWPFQAPLSWTIPNEYEGVDQIANISPVPLMIIHSVRDGIIPFHHGQALYEAAGEPKQFLQTDTPHAATFIIPAYKNSVLEFLGRE